GTATTCCTGTACCCACCATTTAAGCACGTTTTTGACAAAAGTTTTTGTAGCGGCGCTTTCATGGTTAAACTGGAAACCCACATTGTATGGGTGAGTGGGGTTGGTGTTATACCAGGGGTTGGTGGACGATGGCGCGGTACCGTTCCAGTACATCTGCACCATAGGCGACGAACCAAAAGAGTGATTCAGCACGATATCCTGTATCACGGCTATGCCTTTGCTGTGGCAGGCATCTATCAGGGCCTTCAGGTCGTTTTTGGTGCCGTAATATTTATCCGGTGCAAAATAGAAATTAGGGTTATATCCCCACGAATCGTTCCCCTCAAACTCATTCACCGGCATCAATTCGATAGCGTTCACGCCGAGATTTTTGAAATAGCTGAGCGTGTCTTTTATAGTCTTGTAATCGTGCGTAGCTACAAAATCGCGAACCAGCAACTCATAGATCACCAGGTTCTTAGGGTCGGGGCGGGTGAACGATGTGGTGGTCCAGCTATAAGTTGGTTGGCTATACCAGAAAGTACTTACAATACCCGTTTCCCCCGCAGGGTAAGCTTTCAGGTTTGGATACACCGTTGTAGGTATGTTTTTATCATTATCCGGGTCGAGCACCTTTTCAGTGTACGGGTCAGCAACTTTGATGGAGCCGTCAATCACATATTGGTAAGCGTATTCTTTGGAGGGATCAAGATTATCCACCTGCACCCACCAACGGTTGCCGTCTTTGGAATTTTTCATAGCTGTTGGCGACCAGCCGTTAAACTCGCCTATTACTGAAACATTCTTTTTCTTGGGGGCATACAGGTTGAATATTACCGATTTGCCCGCGTTGATAAAGGTTACGCCGTCCTTTGAACCGGCAGGCGGATCTACGCCATCCTTGTTTCCGGTAACGTTCCCGGAGCCGTTGTCGTTTTTAGGCGTCTTCTTGCATGAAGTACCACCGATTAGCAGTACAACAATCAGTAACAGGTATAAATTTCTGAATTTCATCTTTTGCGTGTCTATAAAATTGGCTTCTAAATTTAAAGTGATTTTTTGATTAAATGGCAAAAAGCCGCGAAATAAAATTATTCCCAAAGGATTTGAATGGCATAAAACTACGCCGGAAGGTTATAACAAGCACGGCAGCGGGGCTCGTAGCTTTCCTTTTCGCCTAACAAAACTGTTGCCTCATCGGCTACGAGGCGGTAGGAATAAAGGGCAGGGTTACCGCAGCGAACGCACACGGCATGTACTTTAGTCACCGACTCAGCGATAGTCATCAGTTGTGGCATAGGGCCAAAAGGCTTTCCTTTGAAATCCATGTCGAGGCCCGCCACAATCACACGCACACCCCTGTTTGCCAGTATATTGCAAACATTCGGCAACTCATCGTCAAAAAACTGGGCCTCGTCAATACCCACCACCTGCACGTCGCTGCCAAGCAGTAAAATGGATGAAGAATTTTCAACCGGGGTCGACTGGATGTAATTGGCGTTATGCGATACTACAGCCGTTTCGTCAAAGCGGGTATCAGTGCGCGGTTTAAATATTTCTACCGACAGCCGGGCTATTTGCGCGCGACGCAGGCGACGTATCAGCTCCTCGGTCTTCCCCGAGAACATCGACCCGCAAATAACCTCGATGCTGCCGCCCAGTTCACTTCTTCGCCTAAAAACATCCTCGGTGTACAGCATGCTCAACTCATTTATAGCGGGCAAATATCATAATTTAATCCTACTTTTGATAAGGATTTTCGATACACTGCCATGAAGCAACAGGAAGTTTTTAAAAAGATAGGCACCATATTAAAGGAATTAAACGACCAGTATGAATACCTGGAAAGCGCCGATAACCAGTTGAACGACCTCGAACTTGAACTGTTCGTCGCCAATGCGCATTTCCTCGCCGACCACTCCTCGGTACTCCGCAAACTTAACATGCAGAATACAGTTACTCCACCCGTGCCTGTTAAGGAAGAAACGCCCAAAACGGATGAGAAATTTTTCGAACCTGTAGTTCAGCAGGCCAAATCGGTGCCCGAACCTGAAACTGCCGATGAGCCAGCCCCAGTTGAAACAACAAGCCAGGTTGATGACAGCCCCGCGCCACATATCGACCTGTCGGCCAACGGTGCCGATGACGATTTTTCTTACATCCGGCCCGAACCGGAAGTGATCAAACATGAATTGGTGCTGGACGAGTCGGAGGTGTGGGAAGATGAAGACGATACTGGTTTTGAGATTGATGAGACAGCAGAAATTGAAGAAGAGCCGGTATCAGCATCACCCATAAAACAACCTGAGATTATAGAAGAGCCGGTGAAAGAACCCGAACCTGTAAAGCAGCCGGAACTGGCGAAAGAAGCACCGATAACCGAAACACCCAAACCGGCACCATCCGTTGAATTGCAAATGGCAAAGGCCCCGGTTGAGGTTAAAACTGACACTGCTACCGAAGAGCCATTGACCATCAACCAAATGATATCGGCCCAGCTGAATAAAACAGCAAAGGTGGCCGAACAACTGCATGCCCCGGCCATCACCGATCTGAAACAGGCCATCAACCTGAACGATAAGCTGCTTTATATTAAAGACCTGTTTAACGGCTATAACCTGGCTTACAGCGAAGCGATCGACCTGTTAAACAGATTCTCTACTTTTGCGGAAGCGGAAGATTTCCTGAAAACTAATTACGCTACCAAGAACAACTGGGACGCTAAAGAGAGTACCGTTGAGAAATTTTATGCGTTGCTGAAGAGAAGGTATTCTTAAGCGGCAGTTGCAGTAGCAGTGGCACTTAGGCTTAATAGTTAGTGAAGGTTTACTGCAACTTTAAACTGCTACTGCCACTCATCAAATTATTCCCATCCTGTTCGAATCCAGTTTGATGAGGATGAACAGCATCACGGTAAAACTTAGCAACGAAGAGCCGCCATAGCTGATAAGCGGCAACGGAATCCCGATGGAAGGCACTATCCCAATGGTCATACCAATGTTGATGATGACATGGAAAAAGATAACAGAAGCCACCCCGTAAGCATATATCCTCG
Above is a window of Mucilaginibacter ginsenosidivorans DNA encoding:
- a CDS encoding alpha-amylase family glycosyl hydrolase — its product is MKFRNLYLLLIVVLLIGGTSCKKTPKNDNGSGNVTGNKDGVDPPAGSKDGVTFINAGKSVIFNLYAPKKKNVSVIGEFNGWSPTAMKNSKDGNRWWVQVDNLDPSKEYAYQYVIDGSIKVADPYTEKVLDPDNDKNIPTTVYPNLKAYPAGETGIVSTFWYSQPTYSWTTTSFTRPDPKNLVIYELLVRDFVATHDYKTIKDTLSYFKNLGVNAIELMPVNEFEGNDSWGYNPNFYFAPDKYYGTKNDLKALIDACHSKGIAVIQDIVLNHSFGSSPMVQMYWNGTAPSSTNPWYNTNPTHPYNVGFQFNHESAATKTFVKNVLKWWVQEYHVDGFRFDLAKGFTQFNSGSDVNLWGQYDASRVAIWKDYNSYMLSLDPKLYVILEDFASPQEESELANQGMMTWQNLSGPAEQALMSYNDAGGSWDFSGIFYDQMGFTNPYALVTYFESHDEERLQYKNGMYGNSNGSYSIKDLATGLKRDEMGAAFMFSSPGPKMLWEFGERGYDFSINDFGGRLSDKPPHWEYMADANRHQLYATYAKMIKWKINNAVFTTTNFHYGLGSTVKYIQLIGTDNNVEVVGNFGVTSQTANVPFPAVGTYIDNFTGGTINVTALPMSMTLAPGEYHLYSTTALH
- a CDS encoding thymidine kinase; this translates as MLYTEDVFRRRSELGGSIEVICGSMFSGKTEELIRRLRRAQIARLSVEIFKPRTDTRFDETAVVSHNANYIQSTPVENSSSILLLGSDVQVVGIDEAQFFDDELPNVCNILANRGVRVIVAGLDMDFKGKPFGPMPQLMTIAESVTKVHAVCVRCGNPALYSYRLVADEATVLLGEKESYEPRCRACYNLPA